GGATGAGAAGCGTTGAGCCTGCACAAGTTGATGGTCCGCAAGCAGATTCTCGTCAACGCCTCACGCGATTTGGCGGGCGCTGACCGATCCGTCGGAACTTAACCGGTGGCTGACCCGTTCGGCCAGCCTCGACCTGCGCGTCGGAGGCCGGATCGCCCCTCGACTACGGCTGGAGCGCTCGCGAAGCCGGCTCGATCACCGAGCTTTCGCCGCCGGAGCGGCTGGCCTACGTCACCGACGACGGATTCCGAAGGGCCTGGACGCTCACGGCTGAAGGCGAGGCCACCCGGGTACGAATCGAGTACGGCGACTTTACCGATGACGATGCCGGCCACGTTCACCGGGAGAGCGCCGACGTCGGGATGGAGCTTCTGCTGCGCAACCTCAAGAGCGTCCTCGAACAGGGGGCCGATCAGCGGGGCGACTGGTGGCGCAACTGCTTGGGCATTGCCCACACGTCGCTTCGACCGGGGCACCCCGCCTACGAGACGGTCAAGCGAGGATCCGTCGTAACGCGTGTGGTCGAAGGGTCGCCGGCGGCGGCCCCCGGCCTGCAGGCCGCAGACGTCGTGACCGGGGTCAATGGCCAGCCTGTACGGGGGTACGCCGATCTAACGCACGTGCTCGTGGGAGTCGCGCCCGGCGAGCGGGTCCGGCTCACCATCGCCCGAAACGGCCGGGCGCGGGAAGTGGAGCTCCCGCTGGGGCCGCGGCCACAAGGGTGATCGCCCTGTCGGCAGCGCGGCAGGTTGGTGCCCCGCGCCCGTCAGGCGGGCGGGAGGGGCGGTGCCCGGTTTGCGCCGCGCAGGAGTGCTGAGGCAGCGCCGGGAAGAGCCGCAGCAGGAGGGGACGGCATGGGGGAGGTGGGTTCGATGGCGAGCTGGAGGCCGGTCGCGGGCGGTGTGGCCGTCACGGGAGAGGGGGCGGCGGTCGAGCTGCGGTTTGTCTCGCCCGACGTGCTCCGCGTGAGGATTTCCCGAGACGGTACGGAGCCTGAGCCGTCCTTCGTGCTGCAGGAGGGCCTGGCAGCGGAGGCAGCCCCCGTCGACGTGGCCTGCCGGGACGGCGACATCTTCATCGAGTCGGGACGTGTCACGGCCCGTATCGGCATGGAGCCGTTTTCGCTGGAGGTCGCCGACTCGCGGGGGCGCGTGGCGTTTGTCATACCGCAAAACGGCATCCAACTCGCGGACGGGCGCGTCCTCCAGCGCTTGGCCCTTTCGCTCGAGGAGCGAATCTACGGGCTGGGGCAGGGCACGTACCCCCACCTCGACCTGCGCGGCCAGGAACGCCGGATCTGGCACGAGTGGCGAGGGTTCAGCCAGAGCGGGCCGGCCGGGATTCCGTTTCTCATCAGCACTCGGGGGTACGGGCTGCTTCTCAACACCTCCTACCCCAGCCGCTTCGCCATCGGCGAGGCGCAGGTTCCGCCGCCGGCCGACCCTCCGGGTTCCGAGACGAGGGCTCCGGCTCCGTGGCGCCAGGACGAGCCTGTGGCCGGCTCCCGGCCCGACTGCATCACGGTGCTGACCTACTGCGACCGCGTCGAGTACTTCGTCATCGTGCGCTGGCCGATGGCCGAGCTGCTGCGGGGATACCGCGAGCTGACGGGCGCCGCGCCCGTGCCTCCCATCTGGGCGCTGGGGTACATCCAGAGCAAAAACCGCTACCGCAGCCAGCGCGAGCTTCTGGAGGTGGGGCGCCAGTACCGGGCCCGGGGGATCCCCTGCGACGTGCTGGTCATCGACTGGCTATGGTTTAAGACCTTTGGCGACCTGGAGTGGGACCGGGCCGCCTGGCCGGATCCTGCGGCCATGACCCGGGAGCTTGCCAGCATGGGCTTTCGGGTGATGCAGGCACAGCACCCCTTTGTCGACAGGGGATCCGTCAACTGGCAGGATTTCCTCGAAAACGGCTACCTCGCGAGGTTTCCCGGGACCGAGGGGCCCCGCCACCCGTTGGTGCACGACAGCCTCGTCGATTTCTCCAACCCCGAGGTGAGGCGGGCCTGGTGGTCCCGGATCCGGCGGCTGTTCGACGACGGGGTCCGAGCCTACTGGATCGACATGGGCGAGCCCGAGCAGCATCCGCCGGGAAGCCGGCACTTCCTGGGCAGCCGCGAGCGCGTTCACAACATCTACAGCCTGTTCTGGGCCAAGGGGCTGTTTGAGGGGCAGCGCTCCTGCAGCAGCGAACGGGTCTTCAGCCTGGCTCGCACGGCGTACGCCGGCATCCAGCGCTACGGGTGCGCCATGTGGTCGGGGGACATTTCGCCCACCTGGGAGGTGCTGCGCTCCCAGGTGATCATCGGCCAGCAGGTGGGCCTGTCCGGCCAGCCTTACTGGACCACCGACATCGGCGGGTTCATGGCGGTGCCGTGGTACGACCCCGAACTCTACGTGCGGTGGCTGCAGTGGGGAGCCTGGTGCCCCCTGTTCCGTACGCACGGAACGAGGCCGGGCAACGAGCCCTGGTCCTTCGGGCCCCTGGTGGAGGCGGCGGCGACAGAGGCCATACGGCTTCGGTACCGGCTGCTGCCCTACATCTACGCGCACGCCTGGCAGACCCACCTGAGCGGTGTGCCCATCATGCAGGCCATGCCGATGCGGTATCCGGACAACCCCCGGGCGGCCGAAAGCGAACAGCAATTCATGTTTGGCGCAAGCCTCCTGGTAGCCCCCATCACCGAGCGCGGGGCCCGGGAGCGCCGGGTGTACCTGCCGGAGGGGAAATGGTACGACTTCTGGACGGACAGGGCGCTTTCCGGCCCGGCCGAGGTGTCGGCCTTTGCCCCGCTGGCCCGCATCCCTGTCTTTGTGAGGGCGGGCTCGATCGTGGTTTTCGGGCCGGACGTGCTCCATGCCCGGGACGCCCAGTGGGATCCGCTGACGATCCACGTCTATCCCGGGGCGGATGCCCGGTTTGTACTGCACGAGGACGACGGGGTCACGTACGCCTACGAGCGCGGCGAGCATGCGCAGACGCTCATCGAGTACTTCGACGGGGCGCGCTCGTTGGTCATCCATCCCGCTGAGGGAGCCTTCGAAGGGCAGCACGAAAGGCGGGCGATCCGGGTCGTGTTTCACGACGCCGGCCAGCCGCAGGCCGTGCTGTTGGGCGGCAGCCCGCTGCCGGGCGGGGAAGGGGCAACCTCAGCGGAGAGGCTCGAGGCGGCGTACGCCTGCGATGCCCGGGCAAGGCAAGTGACGGTGTGGCTGCCGCGGTGGCCCATCCGCCAGCCGGCTTCAGTCACTTTGGTCGGGTGCAAGCCACCCTCCGAGGCAGCCCCGCCCCAAAGCGCCTCGCCGGACGGGGGCGTGGCGGAGCTCAGGCTTGACGCCTCCTGGCCGGAGCCGGGGACCGCGGTGGTCTACGCCTACATCGAGGCGCCGCTGCCTCGGGGAAGCCCCGTCGAGTGGCAGTTCACGCCGGCGCCCGGCTGGGTGGGCGAGGAGGTGGAGGTGCCCAGGCCTGCCGGCGTGTCCGCCTTTCGGGCGTGGCGCTGCAAGGCCACAGGCTCGCAGCATGCCCCGGGAGCGCCAACTGCCGTCAGCGTAACCGTCAGGCCGCCCGAAGGGCGAAGCTTCACCCTGAGCGCGCAGATCCTTCTGGCAAGCGAATGCGTGGCCACGTGGAGCCTGCTGGGCCCCATTGCGGGGCAAAACGACCAGGGGCTTTCGGGCCTTGAGCAAGAACTGGCCAGGGGCCTGTCACAGACGAGCGTCGCGCTGGGAGGGCAAAGGTGGGACTGGAAAGCGTACAGCATGGTGAGCGATTGTTTTGGCTACCTCAACCTGGCCGGGTTGATGATCGATCGGGAGCCCTGGGAGCAGCCGCAGCAGCGCTGGGTGGCTTACGCCGCCGCCCAGGTCTGGTCGCCTGATGACCGGGAGGCGGTCGTCGAGCTGGTGGGCGAGGACCGCCTGAAGCTGTGGGTCAACGGGGAGGCGGTGGTGGAGACGCCCGTCGCCCCGGCCGTGGAGCCGCTGAGGGCCCGGGTTGCCCTGGGGGCGGGATGGAATCGCGTGCTCGTGAGATGTTCGAAGGAGACAACGTTCGAGCCTGGCGGCCGCTGGTGGGGGTTCTACGCGAGGTTGCTGGACGGCCGGCACGAGATCATGAAAGACATCAGGTTCCGTGAGGCGCTGCCGGAAGCCGAAGAGCCAGCCGGAGGGGGCGGAATGCGGCGGTGAGCGGCCCGCGGCCACGCCGGGCCTAACCCTTGTAGGCAAGGTTGACCCGGATGCCGTTGGGGCGTCGGGCCGCTTATAGCCCGGGCGCTCGGCTTCTTGCATGCGAGATGAGAGGTTCGAGATTTTCTGTCCCCAGCAGGAAAGCCGAAGGGGGTTGCCGAAGTTCGGGGGTGTAAACCTTTACGTAAACGTTGACCTACCCCAGGGGGTGAAGGAGCCTCGTCTGCTGGGGTCCTCGGAACGCCTGGCCAGGACTGAACTCAGAGTAATGGCTGTCGTGCTAACACGAGTACTTGCCACCTGCGAAAGGGGCGAAACATGGAAGATACCCTGCTGTTCAAGAAGGTATATGGATCCATCGCAGCAGCCAACATTGGCTCCGCCATGGGGGCGGCCGTGGAGTGGGTCAGCGTTCCCGGCGGCGGCTGGAAAGCCATTGAGGAGAAGCTAGGCTGGGTGGAGACCTTTCTTCCCTGGGTGCAGCAAGAACGGGACGTTCGTTACTGGAACAATAGCCCGGCCCTACATTACCAGCACATGGACATGCCGCCGGGGATGACCGAGGACGGCGCCGAGATTCGCTACCTCTTGGCGCTGGCGATCGTCGAAAAGGGCGGGCGTATCACCGTTGACGACCTGGCAGAGGTGTGGAAGCGGGAGATCAAGCGGGAGGACATCGGCCGGCTGATCAACCCGCACATCAAGATCCACTACGACCGCTTGGTGGCCGGCGACGAGAACACCCGCATACCGCCCAGGCTGCTCGGGGCTATGACACCCTGGCCTGGGCTGGTTGACGCGGCCCACATGATCAGCCCTGTCGGCGTCATCAACGCTTGCAACCCCTACCAGGCGGCCCTTGACGCGGCGGAAGTAGCCGCCATCCTGCAGCCGCCCGCCAGCGGGGGCGTGGAGGCCTGCAAGGCCATTGCCGCGGCGGTGGCCGAAGCGTTCCGGCCAAATGCCACGGTGGAGTCGGTCGTGGAAGCGTCAAGGGCCTACGGCTCGGCGCTCACTCGGCAGATTATCGACGAGGTCCTGGAGCTGGCCAAGCGGTATCCCGACATTCGAGAGATTCGCGAGCCGATCCGCCGGCACTTCGCTCCCACCTACCCCTATGCCGACGCGGTGGAAACAGCAGCGGAGGCCATCGCTCTCTTCTGGATCACGAAAGGCGACGTCAGGCAAGGCTTGATCGGAGCGACCAACCTGGGGCGCGACACGGACTGCATCGGCGGCATACTCGGGGCGATTTGCGGCGCCTTCCAAGGGATAGATGGGGTACCCGCGCAATGGGTGGAGACGGTGCAGCAGGCCATCGACCGCAACCCATACACGGTTCAGAGGCGCTCCATGCGCGACCTTGCGCTAGGGCTGACCGAGGCTGTGCGGGCCAACGCAAAGGAGGTGCAACGCCAGGTTCAGGAGCTAGCCAAACTTGACTCCAGGTAGCTATGACAGGGCGTGGTAGGCAACGCGTCAGGCAGTAGGTCACTGTGCAAGGAGGTAAGCCATGTTCAGGATCCGCGCAGGCGTTTTAGTGCTCACCGGCCTGTTGGTCTTCACTGCCACGTCAATGGCTGCGGCCCAGGCAAGCCGGACCATCCGGTTGCCCCACTGTTGCGCGGCTGGCAGCCATTTTGACGTCGCCGCCACCAAGTTTGCCGAACTGCTGGAGCAAAAGACCAATGGACGGCTCAAGGTCAGAGTCTTCCCCGGTGGGCAGCTTGGTCAGGAAACCGAGGTAATCCAGCAAGTGCAGGCCGGGACCATCGAAATGACGATCATCGGCCACGACCCGCTCGCGCAGTTCGCGCCAATTACCACTCTCTTAAGCATGCCTTACCTGCTCCGCGATCACGACCAAGCCTTTCGGGTGCTCGAAGGCCCGGTGGGCAAGGAGATCGAGCGCGCGCTTCGGGAGAAGCGGCTTCGCGTGCTGGGCTGGGGCAACAACGGTGCCCGCGTCTACACCAACAACCGGAGGCCGATCGAAAAGCCGGAGGACCTGAGGGGTCTCAAAATCCGTAGCCCGCAAAGCCCGGTCAACCTGGCAATCACGGAGGCATTGGGCGGTATCCCGGTAGCTATGCCTTATGGCGAGGTCTATACTGCCCTACAGCAAAAGACCATCGACGGTCAGGAGAACGCTGTAATCAACATCTACCCTGCCAAGCTCCATGAGGTCCAGCGATACATGTCCATGACCCACCACCTGCTCTCTTTCGTAGTGCTGGTGGTGAACGACAACTTCTTCAACTCGCTGCCGGCCGATATACAGAAGGCCATGCAGGAAGCGGCCGATGAGGCTTTGGCCTTTCAGCGACAGTACGTCGTGGGCCTCACCAATGAGCTAGTGGCCAAGATGCAGGAACATGGCGTGAAGGTCAACTGGCCTGAGCTGGAACCCTTCCGCAAGGCTACCCGGCGTATTCACGAGGAGTACATCGGTAAGTCCTTCAGCCGGGAGCTCTACGAGCTGGTCGTTCAGGCCGACTAGCGCACACGGGTTGAAGGGAGCATGAAGGGGATGCGCGCGGCCATCGTCCGGTCCATAACCAGGATAAGCACATTGGTTGAATGGATGACCATTCTTCTCACCGGCGCTCTGGTGGTCTTGGTCTCGGCCAACGTGGTCGCGCGCTATCTCCTGCAGGTCGGGCTGATCTGGGCGGAGGAACTAAGCAGGCTGGCCTTCGTGTGGGTGGTTTTCTTCGGGGCCTTCGTGGCGCTTCGTAAACGTTCGCACCTGGCGATCACCTTTGTGACGGACCACCTTCCCCCTAGGGGGCGAAGCGCCGTGCGTGTCGGTGTCATCCTCCTGACGCTTGCGTTTCTGGGGGTGGTGGTCTGGGGTGGTACGCGCTTGGTCCTCCAGACAGTTCGCTTCGGTAGGGTGACACCGATGTTGGGCATCTCGGCCGCCTGGGGTTACCTTGGAGTCCCGGTGGCCGCGTTTCTGATGTTCCTGGAGGTCCTCAGGGTCCTTCTGCAGGGGGAAGACCTGGTCCCCGATGGGGACACCACCCTGCCTGCACCAGGCCGAGTAGCAGACCAGGCACGAACCGAATGACGCAAGCCCGAATGGACGGAAGCAGGAGAGCCCCCGCGCTGATCGGGCGTGTATGACTCCGTGGGATCGGTTTTTCGTGGAGGTCAACATGGGCACGCTGGTACTATTACTGACCCTGGGTGTTTTCCTGGCCGGCCGGGTGCCGATCGCCTTCGCCCTCGGGCTCGCGTCGGTCACTTACTTGTTCTTTTTCCTGCCTGACGTACCGCTCGGGACCATCGCGCAGCAGATGTACGCCGGGGCCGATTCCTTCACGTTGACCGCCATCCCTTTCTTCGTGCTGGTCGGTGAGATCATGAACGCAGGCGGCATCTCTCGCCGACTGGTCCACTTCACCCGCACCATCGTCGGGCATCTCACCGGCGGGATGGGCGTGGTCAGCCTCGTCTCCAGCATGATTTTCGCGAGCATCTCGGGTTCGGCTGTGGCCAACGCCGCCGGCACCGGAGCCATTACCATTCCAGCGATGATCCGCTCCGGGTATCCCAGGGGCCTTGCTGCTGCCATCGAATCGGTTTCCAGCAGTTTGGGGGCTATTATTCCCCCGAGTATCCCCATGATCGTCTACGGCACCATCGCGGGCGTTTCCATTGGCGGGCTGTTTGTCGGCGGATATGTGCCTGCCATTCTCTTTGGCCTGGCCCTGGTCCCGTTGCTGCGGGCGAGTGCCGCCCGTATGGGTGTGCCTGTTGACCCCCGCTCCTCCCTGCAGGCGATGCTTAGGGCAGGCCGGGAAGCTGCGCCGGCACTTTTGGCACCGGTCCTGATTATGGGCGGCATCCTTGGCGGCGTCATGACGCCAACCGAGGCGGGAGCGATAGGTGCGCTATACGCCTTCGTGGTAGCTTACGTGTTCTACCGTGACTTGACGCTGAACGAACTCCCGCGGGTTCTCTTGAAGACGGCTGTGACGACCGGGGTCGTGATGCTGGTGATGACCGTCGCCTCGGTCTTCAGCTGGATCATGGCCTTTGAGGGCATCCCGGCAGCGGTGGCCAGTCAGCTCAGCGGGAGCGTCGGTCAGCCCTGGCTCCTTATGCTGGGCATCGTGGCCCTGTTGATTGTCGTCGGCACCTTCATCGATACCATCTCGGCATTGACCGTCCTCACACCGGTGCTGGTCCCTGTGGCAACGCAAGCCGGGATCGATCCGCTCTTCCTGGGTGTGATCGTATCTACGGCTCTAACGCTTGGAGTCTGCACCCCCCCTGTTGGGGTGGTGTTATTCGTCACCTCCAGCATTGCCAACACCTCCGTCGAAGACACTTCACGGGCGGGGCTGCCCTTCATCGCGGTCCTGATCGGCTGGACGTTCGTACTGGCCCTGCTTCCGCAGGTCATTCTGTGGCTTCCACACCTGTTCGGTTTCAACTGACAACGTCGCGGGCGCCGGCCGATGACTTCCGGCGGTAAGAGCGAAGGGATGGGTGCGACCGTGGCGGGCGGGGCAGGGCGGGCGCACAGCCCCATCACGATTAAGGATGTCGCGTTGCAGGCCGGGACTTCAACGGCGACGGTCTCCCGCGTCCTCAACGGAACGGGATTCGTCAGCCCGGAACTACGTGCGCGCGTGCTGGCGGCCGCCCGCGATCTGGGCTACTCGCCCAACGCGGTCGCCCGCAGTCTCAAGCAGCGCAGCACCCATATCATCGGGGTCATCATCAGTGACATCGCCAACCCGTTTTTCGGCTCGGTGGTCAGGGGCATCGAAGACGTTTTGGCAGCCCGTCAGTACCATCCGCTTCTGTGCAACACGGACCGCAACGCCGACAAGGAGGCTATGTACGTCCGCCTCTTTTGCGAAAGGCGGGTGGACGGGGTGATCATATCGGCCGCAGGGCAACGGGCAGATCACCTCGCGATCCTTCGGGAGCAGGGCATCCCCTGGGTCTTCGTCAACCGCCGCCCGCCTGCCTTCGGTGGTCCGGCTGTCCTGACCGACAACCGGGCCGGCGCCTACGAAGCGACCCTACACCTCATTGACCTCGGGCACCGGCGGATCGGCGTGGTGGCGGGCCCGCAGGACGTGAATACGGGGATCGACCGCCTCGCAGGCTACCAGGAAGCGATGGAGGCGCGAGGGCTGGCTATTGACCCGGACTGGGTCGTCTATGGGGATTTCCGTGAGGAGAGTGGTTACCAAGGAGCGCGCAAATTGATGGCGCTCCCGCCTGAGCGGCGTATCACGGCGCTGTTCGTCACCAACAACCAGATGACTATCGGCGTGTTGCGAGCGCTGCGCGAACTTGGAGTGCGGATTCCCGACGATGTGGCGCTGGTGGGCTTCGACGACAGCGAATGGGCTCGCATTGTGGACCCGCCCCTGACTACGGTGGCTCAGCGCATCTACGAGATGGGGACGGCCGCGGCGCGCATGCTCCTGCGCGCTGTCGCGAGAACCGCGGTTCCGGCCTTGAATGAGCCTGGACGGGACATTCTTCTCAAGCCCCGATTGATCGTCCGTGCATCTTGCGGCGCCGGCCGGTTAACGGTGCGCGAGAGGGGGGCGTAACATGTAGACCGGCCCGGTCTTGTCGCAAACGCATTGCCTGCTCGCACCGCTCAGCACTGAAACGGAACGAGAGCCGAAAGCGCCGGAGGGCATAGGGAGGAGTCAAACCAGTCAACCATGGTCTTTGGGACGGGATCGATCCGACGGGTTGTGGTCATCCACCTCGACCGCGGCGAGGACGTGTTGGAGTCCCTACGGCAAATCGTGCGAGCGGAGCAAATCCGTAATGGTGTCATCCTGACGGGCTACGGTACCCTGGACCGGTTCTCCTACCACGCCGTCACCACAGCGGGTTTGCCTCCCCAGGACCGCTTCGTCACGGTGGAGCGGCCCCTCGAAATCGTCGGTATCCATGGGGTTATCGCAGACGGCGAGATCCACGCCCACATTGCGGTGGCCGACCTCGAACGCGGCTTCGGAGGGCATCTCGAACCGGGCTGCAGGGTCCTGTACCTGTGCGACGTAGTGATTGGCGAGGTTGACGGCGTTGACATGCGCTTCGAAACCCGTCCGGAGACGGGGCTTCGGCTGCTCAACGTCAGCCCCGGGCATGAGGTACCGGGCCCGCGGATCGACGGCGGGCCCGGCGGGCCCAGGCCAGAACCAAGACCGTATACCGGGCGGCCAGGTGGCCACGAGTGAACGGGCAAGCGGCGAGGCCGAGGACAGGCAGGGTAGCCGCGGCTGTCGTCGGAGTGGATCTGGGGACCAGCGGGGTACGCGCGGTGGCTTTTGATCAAGGGCTTCGGGTGCTGGCCCAGGCCGCACGACCCTACGGAATGGTGGTCGCTCCGAACGGGGCGGCGGAGCAAGACGCTCGCCAGGTGGCGGAAGCCGCCGAAGCAGCCGTTGCAGAGGTGGTTGCCAAACTGGCGGGAGGACCCCGGATAGCTGCTCTGGCTCTGTGTGGAACGGCAAGCAGTCTGGCCGCGTTCGGGCCCACGGATGGGCTTGGCCGGACGCAGGGGGACGGGAGCGGCAGTTTCGTGCCGCTGACGCCAGCCTGGCTTTGGGCCGACGTCCGAGCGGCTGCGGAAGCGGCCGAGATCCGTGAACGGTTCGGCAATGTCCCGTATCAGCGTACGGGCTGCCCCGTTCACGCCAGCTACTGGCCCGCCAAACTCTTGAACTGGCGCCGACAAGGCCGATTACCCGGGCATCCCGCCATTTTGGCCGGGATTAAAGACTACGTGCTATACCGCCTGACGGGAGAATGGTTGGTAGATTCCGCCGTCGCGGCAGCTACAGGCCTTTTCGACAGCGATCATGGGATTTGGGACGGGGAGCTTCTAAACTGGCTGGGCATCGGACAGGCCCAACTTCCCCGGGTGGTCTCGCCGGCTCAGCGACTGCCGCTGACTGCGAGTGCAGCCGATCGTTTGGGCCTGCCTCGTAAGACCGAGATAGTGGTGGGGTCGCTGGACGGGGTCCTGGCCCACCTGGGCCTGGGTTGCGAGCGGGCCGGGCTGGCCAGCTGCATGGTGGGAACGAGCGGTGCCGTAAGATTCACCCTTCCGAAACGGTCGTTGGATACTGCCGGGCGGACCTGGTGCTACCCGGCACCTGGCGGAGCTTGGGTCGCCGGGGGCGCTGTCAACAACGGGGGAAATGTGCTCACGTGGCTCGGCGGCCTCATCGAAGAGCTGATGGCAAGCTCCACCGGACCGTGCCGCCGGTCGGAGGCCGGTACTTTGGCATCGATGGAATGGCCTGACCGACTCGTGAGGTTGGCGATGCGGGCGCCGGCCGGAGCGAACGGGCTGTTGTTCTTGCCTTACGTGTACGGTGAGCGCAGCCCGTTGTGGCGGGAAGACGTTCGAGGGGCGCTCATAGGCCTGGGGCCAGCCCACGGAGCGCCGGAGCTGGCGCGGGCGGTGCTGGAGGGTCTCAGCCTGGGACTCTACGCGGTCTACCGGGCCCTGGTCGCTCAGGCGGGTCCGGCAAGTGAAGTGCGGGCCAGCGGCGGGTTCGTAGCGTCGGAGCCATGGGTCCAGCTGCAGGCCGACGTCTTCGGAACACCCGTGGTGGTGACGGACCAATCGCAGCCGACGGCAGCGGGCGCCGCCATGGTGGCCTGGTATGCGGTCGGCGGGGCATCGCTGGCTGAGCTGGCCGCCGGCGTGCGCGTGACAAGGGTGTTCGAGCCGAATCCCCGCCGGCATGCCCAGTACGAAGCTCTGATGCGCCAGGTGGAGCGGCTACGGGACGCCGTCTGGCCGGGAGGGGGCCCTGCGAGATGAACGCGCTGCGGCAGCCGACCGTGCCCCCTTGCCTGCAGGTCGCACTTGACATGGTGTCACTCAACGTGGCCGTCGGGGTGGCAGAGCGGATCGCTGGCAAGGTGAGACGCCTCGAGGTCGGCACCCCCCTCTTGCTTGCCAGCGGTCTGGCCGCGGTGCGACGGATGAGGGCGCTGGCCCCCGACGCCGTTATTGTGGCGGACACCAAAATCTGTGACGCTGGAGAACGCATTGCCCTCAGCGCTTTTGAGGCTGGAGCCGACGTGGTGACGGTGGTGGCCGCTGTGGCGGACCGGGCGACGTGGGAGGGCGTCGGCCGGGCGGCCCGGGCGGAGGAGGACATCGCCCCATGGCGGCGGAGGCTTGTCATGGCGGACCTGATAGGCTGCTCTGACGAGCCGGAGGCCGCTCGCCGAGCGCAAGAGCTCGGAGCGCACGAGGTCTGCTTGCACCTGCCCAGGTGGCCACAGGTCGGATCGCGGGACGTGGGCACCGCTCTCGCACGCATTGAAGCGGTGCGTAGAGCGGTGGCCGTCCCCGTTTACGTGGCAGGAGGGTTGGGCCCGGAAGACTTGCCGAAGCTCGCCGGGTCCGGCGTCGA
This is a stretch of genomic DNA from Bacillota bacterium. It encodes these proteins:
- a CDS encoding TRAP transporter large permease, whose translation is MEVNMGTLVLLLTLGVFLAGRVPIAFALGLASVTYLFFFLPDVPLGTIAQQMYAGADSFTLTAIPFFVLVGEIMNAGGISRRLVHFTRTIVGHLTGGMGVVSLVSSMIFASISGSAVANAAGTGAITIPAMIRSGYPRGLAAAIESVSSSLGAIIPPSIPMIVYGTIAGVSIGGLFVGGYVPAILFGLALVPLLRASAARMGVPVDPRSSLQAMLRAGREAAPALLAPVLIMGGILGGVMTPTEAGAIGALYAFVVAYVFYRDLTLNELPRVLLKTAVTTGVVMLVMTVASVFSWIMAFEGIPAAVASQLSGSVGQPWLLMLGIVALLIVVGTFIDTISALTVLTPVLVPVATQAGIDPLFLGVIVSTALTLGVCTPPVGVVLFVTSSIANTSVEDTSRAGLPFIAVLIGWTFVLALLPQVILWLPHLFGFN
- a CDS encoding ADP-ribosylglycohydrolase family protein; the encoded protein is MEDTLLFKKVYGSIAAANIGSAMGAAVEWVSVPGGGWKAIEEKLGWVETFLPWVQQERDVRYWNNSPALHYQHMDMPPGMTEDGAEIRYLLALAIVEKGGRITVDDLAEVWKREIKREDIGRLINPHIKIHYDRLVAGDENTRIPPRLLGAMTPWPGLVDAAHMISPVGVINACNPYQAALDAAEVAAILQPPASGGVEACKAIAAAVAEAFRPNATVESVVEASRAYGSALTRQIIDEVLELAKRYPDIREIREPIRRHFAPTYPYADAVETAAEAIALFWITKGDVRQGLIGATNLGRDTDCIGGILGAICGAFQGIDGVPAQWVETVQQAIDRNPYTVQRRSMRDLALGLTEAVRANAKEVQRQVQELAKLDSR
- a CDS encoding TIM-barrel domain-containing protein, whose amino-acid sequence is MGEVGSMASWRPVAGGVAVTGEGAAVELRFVSPDVLRVRISRDGTEPEPSFVLQEGLAAEAAPVDVACRDGDIFIESGRVTARIGMEPFSLEVADSRGRVAFVIPQNGIQLADGRVLQRLALSLEERIYGLGQGTYPHLDLRGQERRIWHEWRGFSQSGPAGIPFLISTRGYGLLLNTSYPSRFAIGEAQVPPPADPPGSETRAPAPWRQDEPVAGSRPDCITVLTYCDRVEYFVIVRWPMAELLRGYRELTGAAPVPPIWALGYIQSKNRYRSQRELLEVGRQYRARGIPCDVLVIDWLWFKTFGDLEWDRAAWPDPAAMTRELASMGFRVMQAQHPFVDRGSVNWQDFLENGYLARFPGTEGPRHPLVHDSLVDFSNPEVRRAWWSRIRRLFDDGVRAYWIDMGEPEQHPPGSRHFLGSRERVHNIYSLFWAKGLFEGQRSCSSERVFSLARTAYAGIQRYGCAMWSGDISPTWEVLRSQVIIGQQVGLSGQPYWTTDIGGFMAVPWYDPELYVRWLQWGAWCPLFRTHGTRPGNEPWSFGPLVEAAATEAIRLRYRLLPYIYAHAWQTHLSGVPIMQAMPMRYPDNPRAAESEQQFMFGASLLVAPITERGARERRVYLPEGKWYDFWTDRALSGPAEVSAFAPLARIPVFVRAGSIVVFGPDVLHARDAQWDPLTIHVYPGADARFVLHEDDGVTYAYERGEHAQTLIEYFDGARSLVIHPAEGAFEGQHERRAIRVVFHDAGQPQAVLLGGSPLPGGEGATSAERLEAAYACDARARQVTVWLPRWPIRQPASVTLVGCKPPSEAAPPQSASPDGGVAELRLDASWPEPGTAVVYAYIEAPLPRGSPVEWQFTPAPGWVGEEVEVPRPAGVSAFRAWRCKATGSQHAPGAPTAVSVTVRPPEGRSFTLSAQILLASECVATWSLLGPIAGQNDQGLSGLEQELARGLSQTSVALGGQRWDWKAYSMVSDCFGYLNLAGLMIDREPWEQPQQRWVAYAAAQVWSPDDREAVVELVGEDRLKLWVNGEAVVETPVAPAVEPLRARVALGAGWNRVLVRCSKETTFEPGGRWWGFYARLLDGRHEIMKDIRFREALPEAEEPAGGGGMRR
- a CDS encoding SRPBCC domain-containing protein, coding for MWRALTDPSELNRWLTRSASLDLRVGGRIAPRLRLERSRSRLDHRAFAAGAAGLRHRRRIPKGLDAHG
- a CDS encoding PDZ domain-containing protein — protein: MELLLRNLKSVLEQGADQRGDWWRNCLGIAHTSLRPGHPAYETVKRGSVVTRVVEGSPAAAPGLQAADVVTGVNGQPVRGYADLTHVLVGVAPGERVRLTIARNGRAREVELPLGPRPQG
- a CDS encoding TRAP transporter substrate-binding protein, producing MFRIRAGVLVLTGLLVFTATSMAAAQASRTIRLPHCCAAGSHFDVAATKFAELLEQKTNGRLKVRVFPGGQLGQETEVIQQVQAGTIEMTIIGHDPLAQFAPITTLLSMPYLLRDHDQAFRVLEGPVGKEIERALREKRLRVLGWGNNGARVYTNNRRPIEKPEDLRGLKIRSPQSPVNLAITEALGGIPVAMPYGEVYTALQQKTIDGQENAVINIYPAKLHEVQRYMSMTHHLLSFVVLVVNDNFFNSLPADIQKAMQEAADEALAFQRQYVVGLTNELVAKMQEHGVKVNWPELEPFRKATRRIHEEYIGKSFSRELYELVVQAD
- a CDS encoding TRAP transporter small permease; the protein is MKGMRAAIVRSITRISTLVEWMTILLTGALVVLVSANVVARYLLQVGLIWAEELSRLAFVWVVFFGAFVALRKRSHLAITFVTDHLPPRGRSAVRVGVILLTLAFLGVVVWGGTRLVLQTVRFGRVTPMLGISAAWGYLGVPVAAFLMFLEVLRVLLQGEDLVPDGDTTLPAPGRVADQARTE